A single region of the candidate division WOR-3 bacterium genome encodes:
- a CDS encoding response regulator transcription factor: protein MPKLIAVVDDEEDIVDLITHHLEKEKFKVEPFYDGEALLEYVKKTKPNLIILDLMLPGIDGLEVCKFLKKEESTSSIPIIMLTAKSTEADKVLGLELGADDYITKPFSLRELVARVKSVLRRFESKQLQAKIVEIDDLMIDLSKYLVTINKKKINLTTTEFKLLSALISRPGWVFSRQQLLDEIWEYDRVVLDRTIDVHIRNLRKKLGKYGKYIKSMRGVGYKFEKE, encoded by the coding sequence ATGCCAAAACTGATTGCCGTAGTTGATGACGAAGAAGATATTGTCGATTTAATCACTCACCATTTGGAAAAAGAGAAATTTAAGGTTGAGCCTTTTTATGATGGTGAGGCATTATTAGAATATGTTAAAAAGACTAAACCCAATTTAATTATCTTGGATTTAATGTTGCCTGGAATTGATGGGTTAGAAGTTTGTAAATTCTTAAAGAAAGAAGAGTCAACCAGTTCAATTCCAATAATTATGCTTACCGCAAAAAGCACTGAGGCCGACAAAGTGCTTGGTTTGGAGTTAGGGGCTGATGATTACATTACTAAACCATTTAGTCTTAGGGAATTGGTCGCACGAGTTAAATCCGTTTTACGCCGATTTGAGTCTAAACAACTCCAAGCGAAAATTGTTGAAATCGATGATCTAATGATTGATTTATCAAAATATCTGGTGACAATTAATAAAAAGAAGATTAATTTGACTACCACTGAGTTTAAACTATTGTCCGCTTTAATTTCTCGACCGGGTTGGGTATTTAGTCGCCAGCAATTATTAGATGAAATTTGGGAATACGACCGCGTTGTGCTTGACCGCACAATCGATGTCCATATTCGTAACTTACGAAAAAAACTGGGCAAATACGGTAAATATATCAAATCAATGCGCGGTGTAGGTTATAAATTTGAAAAGGAGTAA